A section of the Papio anubis isolate 15944 chromosome 4, Panubis1.0, whole genome shotgun sequence genome encodes:
- the IL6 gene encoding interleukin-6 isoform X1 gives MNSVSTSKCRKSLALERPAAVEPCVREGCVAQGGLAGGQQQRQAPSCAVSSPRRSLPSGTGAFGPVAFSLGLLLVLPAAFPAPVLPGEDSKDVAAPHSQPLTSSERIDKQIRYILDGISVLRKETCNRSNMCESSKEALAENNLNLPKMAEKDGCFQSGFNEDTCLVKIITGLLEFEVYLEYLQNRFESSEEQARAVQMSTKVLIQFLQKKVGVSSFPHLGVGEDRLKDSGLDNSGMQCHFQKRRLHVNKKV, from the exons ATGAACTCCGTCTCCACAAGTAAGTGCAGGAAATCCCTAGCCCTGGAACGGCCAGCGGCGGTCGAGCCCTGTGTGAGGGAGGGGTGTGTGGCCCAGGGAGGGCTGGCGGGCGGCCAGCAGCAGAGGCAGGCTCCCAGCTGTGCTGTCAGCTCACCCCGCCGCTCGCTCCCCTCCGGCACAGGCGCCTTCGGTCCAGTTGCCTTCTCCCTGGGGCTGCTCCTGGTGTTGCCTGCTGCCTTCCCCGCCCCAGTACTCCCAGGAGAAGATTCCAAAGATGTAGCCGCCCCACACAGCCAGCCACTGACCTCTTCAGAACGAATTGACAAACAAATTCGGTACATCCTCGACGGCATCTCAGTCCTGAGAAAGGAG ACATGTAACAGGAGTAACATGTGTGAAAGCAGCAAAGAGGCACTGGCAGAAAACAACCTGAACCTTCCAAAGATGGCTGAAAAAGATGGATGCTTCCAATCTGGATTCAATGAG GACACTTGCCTGGTGAAAATCATCACTGGTCTTTTGGAGTTTGAGGTATACCTAGAGTACCTCCAGAACAGGTTTGAGAGTAGTGAGGAGCAAGCCAGAGCTGTGCAAATGAGTACAAAAGTCCTGATCCAGTTCCTGCAGAAAAAGGTGGGTGTGTCCTCCTTCCCTCACCTTGGTGTGGGAGAAGACAGGCTCAAAGACAGTGGCCTGGACAACTCAGGGATGCAATGCCACTTCCAAAAGAGAAGGCTACATGTAAACAAAAAAGTCTGA
- the IL6 gene encoding interleukin-6 precursor has product MNSVSTSAFGPVAFSLGLLLVLPAAFPAPVLPGEDSKDVAAPHSQPLTSSERIDKQIRYILDGISVLRKETCNRSNMCESSKEALAENNLNLPKMAEKDGCFQSGFNEDTCLVKIITGLLEFEVYLEYLQNRFESSEEQARAVQMSTKVLIQFLQKKAKNLDAITTPEPTTNASLLTKLQAQNQWLQDMTTHLILRSFKEFLQSSLRALRQM; this is encoded by the exons ATGAACTCCGTCTCCACAA GCGCCTTCGGTCCAGTTGCCTTCTCCCTGGGGCTGCTCCTGGTGTTGCCTGCTGCCTTCCCCGCCCCAGTACTCCCAGGAGAAGATTCCAAAGATGTAGCCGCCCCACACAGCCAGCCACTGACCTCTTCAGAACGAATTGACAAACAAATTCGGTACATCCTCGACGGCATCTCAGTCCTGAGAAAGGAG ACATGTAACAGGAGTAACATGTGTGAAAGCAGCAAAGAGGCACTGGCAGAAAACAACCTGAACCTTCCAAAGATGGCTGAAAAAGATGGATGCTTCCAATCTGGATTCAATGAG GACACTTGCCTGGTGAAAATCATCACTGGTCTTTTGGAGTTTGAGGTATACCTAGAGTACCTCCAGAACAGGTTTGAGAGTAGTGAGGAGCAAGCCAGAGCTGTGCAAATGAGTACAAAAGTCCTGATCCAGTTCCTGCAGAAAAAG gcAAAGAATCTAGATGCAATAACCACCCCTGAACCAACCACAAATGCCAGCCTGCTGACGAAGCTGCAGGCACAGAACCAGTGGCTGCAGGACATGACGACGCATCTCATCCTGCGCAGCTTTAAGGAGTtcctgcagtccagcctgagggCTCTTCGGCAAATGTAA